Proteins from a single region of Oryza brachyantha chromosome 6, ObraRS2, whole genome shotgun sequence:
- the LOC121054765 gene encoding uncharacterized protein LOC121054765, with translation MGNCLNPASKEHCRRHGAAMPPAPERDTAEEEWWCYNTTPEAETTTTIGRVLREAEEEEEEEAAEETAAAGVKVKVVLKRAELEWLMAQLKTGDRRLEDVLHQMGTARALCAAAAAAAPPPPPPRAAGDAWRPRLECILECHEPAAT, from the coding sequence atgggcAACTGCCTCAACCCGGCGTCCAAGGAGCACTGCCGCCGGCACGGCGCCGCCATGCCTCCTGCGCCGGAGCGGGATACAGCTGAGGAGGAGTGGTGGTGCTACAACACAACGCCCGAGGCCGAAACCACCACCACGATCGGCCGCGTGCTGAGggaagcagaggaggaggaggaagaagaggcaGCAGAGGAGACGGCGGCTGCGGGGGTGAAGGTGAAGGTGGTGCTGAAGCGCGCGGAGCTGGAGTGGCTCATGGCGCAGCTCAAGACCGGCGACCGCCGCCTCGAGGACGTGCTCCACCAGATGGGCACCGCCCGCGccctctgcgccgccgccgccgccgccgcgccgccacctcctcctccccgtgccgccggcgacgcgtggCGCCCCCGCCTCGAGTGCATACTCGAGTGCCACGAGCCCGCCGCCACCTga